TATGGGTAACGCAAAGGACTTCCCAACATACTTTGACAAAATTGTCTTAGATGCATGTCAAGTTACAAACCCATCCATCGACCCATTGAGAGAACCAATGGAGTTGAGAACTTACATTGGAAAAAAACCAAAACAATTAGAGTTTGAATTTGTTGAAGAAGAGATAGATGGTAAGAAAATTAAAAAAGCAAAATTAAAAACAAAAATTGCTCCTAACTTAAAATTAGATACGCCTATAATGATTGCCCACATGTCATTTGGTGCTTTGTCCTTAAATGCACACAAGGCAATGGCAAAGGCTGTCAAAGAATGTGGAACTTACATGGGTTCTGGAGAAGGTGGATTGCATAGAGAACTCTATCCATATGCAGACCACATAATAACCCAGGTTGCAAGTGGTAGGTTTGGAGTTAATGAGGACTACTTAATGAGAGGGGCAGCAATTGAGATAAAAATAGGGCAAGGGGCAAAGCCAGGTATTGGTGGACACTTACCAGGAGAAAAAGTTTCAGCAGAGGTTTCAATGACAAGGATGATTCCAGAGGGTAGTGATGCAATATCTCCAGCCCCACACCATGACATATATTCAATTGAAGACTTAGCTCAATTAGTTAGAAGTTTAAAGGAAGCAACAAGATGGAAGAAGCCAGTATTTGTTAAGATTGCTGCTGTCCATAACGTAGCTGCTATCGCTGCTGGTATTGCAACATCTGATGCTGATGCTGTCGTTATTGATGGATTTAAAGGAGGAACTGGGGCAGCACCAAAGGTATTCAGAGACAACGTAGGAATTCCAATTGAAATGGCAATTGCCGCAGTTGATGAAAGGTTGAGAGAAGAAGGATTGAGAAATGAAATAAGCATTATAGCAAGTGGTGGTATTAGGAACTCTGCTGATGTGTTTAAGGCAATTGCATTAGGGGCAGATGCGGTCTATATTGGAACTGCAGCAATGGTTGCAATGGGATGTAGAGTTTGTGGAAGATGCTACACTGGTTTATGTTCATGGGGTATTGCAACACAGAAACCTGAATTAGTCCAAAGGTTGGATGTAGAAACTGCTGCACAGAGAGTTGCAAACTTAATCAAAGCATGGACGCATGAAATTAAAGAGTTACTTGGAGCAGCAGGAATTAACGCAATTGAAAGCTTAAGAGGAAACAGAGATAGGTTGAGAGGAGTAGGATTGAATGAAGTTGAATTGAAAGCACTTGGAATAAAACATGCAGGTATGTAATTGACTATTAATGGCAAAACCCAAAGGGTTTTGCCGTATATGTTTTTAACAAACATCCCTTTATCCTCTTGATATTGATCTACGAGGCAAGATTTCCTTTTACTGAATCGGAACGAAGTGAAGAGCTGCAGAGGCCAATTCCTGTTTAACTTTTCAAAAACTTCTTTTAAAGCCATGGTGTGGTGAAATGATGAAAGAAATTACCATAGATGCTAAAGGTATGGACTATAGGGAACTAAATGAAAAAATACATGAGGCATTAAGAGAAAATCCAGATTTGGAAAAGATAGTGCTAAAAAATGTGTTGGGGCAGAGGTTTATAGGTAATGGAATTCAAAAAAAGAACTTAACCATTGAAATTTACGGAGTTCCAGGTGGAGATTTGGGAATGTTTATGAATGGGCCAAAGATTATAGTTTATGGAAACACCGACCATGCTCCTGGAAACACGTTGGATGATGGTGTTATTGTTATTCACGGTAGTGGTGGAGATGTTACAGGGCACTCAATGAGAGGAGGAAAAATATTTGTTAGAGACAACGTTGGATATAGAAGTGGAATCCACATGAAGGAATATAAAGATAAAGTCCCTGTTTTGGTTATAGGAGGAACCGCAAAGGATTTCTTAGG
The sequence above is a segment of the Methanotorris igneus Kol 5 genome. Coding sequences within it:
- a CDS encoding GltB/FmdC/FwdC-like GXGXG domain-containing protein, translated to MKEITIDAKGMDYRELNEKIHEALRENPDLEKIVLKNVLGQRFIGNGIQKKNLTIEIYGVPGGDLGMFMNGPKIIVYGNTDHAPGNTLDDGVIVIHGSGGDVTGHSMRGGKIFVRDNVGYRSGIHMKEYKDKVPVLVIGGTAKDFLGEYMAGGIIIVLNIDREGNDLGKIKGRFIGTGIHGGSIYIRGDVDRFQLGVAADIKEFTEEDREKIKPYIEEFCKEFGLSDEIKEKLINSKYTKIAPISKRPFGKLYTPDLM
- a CDS encoding glutamate synthase-related protein, encoding MIPSTVPPKFKVEIDHERCMLCERCTIECSWGVLRRHGNRIVAYSNRCGACHRCVSMCPRDAIKIIHQPVSYRPHPLWTEEAREDIYNQAKTGCILLSGMGNAKDFPTYFDKIVLDACQVTNPSIDPLREPMELRTYIGKKPKQLEFEFVEEEIDGKKIKKAKLKTKIAPNLKLDTPIMIAHMSFGALSLNAHKAMAKAVKECGTYMGSGEGGLHRELYPYADHIITQVASGRFGVNEDYLMRGAAIEIKIGQGAKPGIGGHLPGEKVSAEVSMTRMIPEGSDAISPAPHHDIYSIEDLAQLVRSLKEATRWKKPVFVKIAAVHNVAAIAAGIATSDADAVVIDGFKGGTGAAPKVFRDNVGIPIEMAIAAVDERLREEGLRNEISIIASGGIRNSADVFKAIALGADAVYIGTAAMVAMGCRVCGRCYTGLCSWGIATQKPELVQRLDVETAAQRVANLIKAWTHEIKELLGAAGINAIESLRGNRDRLRGVGLNEVELKALGIKHAGM